In the genome of Natronorubrum sediminis, one region contains:
- a CDS encoding SHOCT domain-containing protein, with product MGADSGGRSYSLTEIFAIKFVLADILIIAVLLLAGPLYALAITLLFVVSTFLIWHLVKRDESASATEPSSVDGPVSERDPVSKLQERYAAGELSDEEFETKLERLIDANERAENAGIDTEELEFEKAS from the coding sequence ATGGGCGCTGACAGTGGTGGGCGGAGTTACAGTCTCACGGAGATCTTCGCCATCAAGTTCGTCCTCGCGGATATTTTGATCATCGCCGTCTTGTTGTTAGCCGGACCGCTGTACGCGCTGGCGATCACACTCTTGTTCGTCGTCAGCACCTTTCTGATCTGGCACCTCGTCAAACGCGACGAGTCTGCGTCGGCGACCGAACCGTCGAGCGTCGACGGGCCAGTATCCGAACGCGATCCCGTTAGCAAACTTCAGGAGCGATACGCGGCCGGCGAACTCTCCGACGAGGAGTTCGAGACCAAACTCGAGCGCCTGATCGACGCCAACGAGCGGGCCGAAAACGCCGGGATCGACACCGAGGAACTCGAGTTCGAAAAAGCGAGCTAG